The Candidatus Baltobacteraceae bacterium sequence TTCATCACCGAAGATCGCAAAAGACAGGGGCTCGTTCTCGGCATGACCGTGCGCGAAAACATGACGCTCGCCCATTTGGCGCAGTTCGTGAACCGCGATCATCTGATCTCGCGCCGGCGCGAGGAGGAGAGCGCCCGCCGAATGATCGACGAGTTGCGCGTGCGCACGCCGAGTCCCGAGCAGCTCGTACGCAATCTTTCCGGCGGCACCCAGCAGAAGGTCGTGCTGGCGAAGTGGTTGCTCGGCAAAGCGCGCGTCTTTCTTTTCGACGAGCCGACCCGCGGCATCGACATCGGCGCCAAAGCCGAGATCTACGGCTTGATGAAAACGCTGCTCGAGGGCGGAGCCGCGATCGTCATGGTCTCGAGCGAACTACCCGAAGTGCTCGGTATGTCGCACCGGATTCTGGTCATACGCGGGGGGCGTATCGTCGCCGAGTTCTCCCGCGAGGCCGTTACGCCTGACGCGGTCATCGCCGCGGCGGCGGGAGCCGCCGCGTGAACGCGGTCCTCAAGAACGTCTGGCTGCGCAACGCGGTGCTGGTCGTGATCGTCGCGATCGCGATGGCGATCGTCAATGGGCTTGCCCACGGCGAGTTCTTGACGCGCCAGAATATCTTCACCGTGCTCGAGCAGATCTCGTACAACTGTATCCTCGGCGTCGGCCAAACGTTTGTCATCATCACGGCGGGCATCGATCTCTCGATCGGTTCGCTGGTTGCGGTGTCCGGCGTGGTGATGGCGCAGGTCGCCAACCACGTCGGCTTCACCGGGGTGGGCCTGGTCGTGGTCACGCTGCTCGCCGGTCTCGCCGTCGGGGCCTTGGCGGGCTGGGTAAACGCGCTTCCCGTCGTCAAGCTCAATCTGCCGCCGTTCATCACCACCTTCGCGATGCTCGAAGTCACGCTCGGGCTTTCGTACATCTTCTCGGGCGGACAGCCGGTCGCGGTCAACAACGCAATCTTCTCGAACATCGGAACCGGCGCCGTCTTCGGACTGCCGGTTCAGGTGATCTGGATGGTCGTCGTCGTCGCGATCGCCTCCGTGCTGCTGATGGGCACGCGTTTCGGACGTTACGTGTTCGCGATCGGCGGCAACGAAGAGGCCGCGCGCCTGGCCGGGGTCGCGACCGGACGCGTGAAGACGTTGGTATACGTGATCAGCGGGATGTGCGCGGCGATCGTCGGCTTCATGTACATGGCGCGCTTCTCTTCGGGTTCGCCCGACACCGGCACGCACGACGAATTGCTCGAAGCTATCGCGGCGGTGGTGGTCGGCGGCACGAGCCTGATGGGCGGTCAAGGTTCGATCCTGGGCACGTTCTTCGGCGCGCTCTTGATCGGGCTGCTGTACAACGTCATGAACCTGACCCACGTCGACTCGTACCTGCAAAAAGTCGTGTTGGGTGTCGTGATCCTGCTCGCCGTGGTGCTGGACGAATTGCGCAAGCGCTATTTAGCGAGAAACTAGAGCTTGGGCGTTTCAACCTCCGGAGCTTCGGGATCTGCGTTAATGCAAAGGAGTCCCAAGAACCTGCGGGCATGGTGGTTTCGTGCACTGTAGGGTTGGCGGCGTCCGAGTTGGCGTCGGTTGCGGCGTCCGCGGATCGACTAGGTAGAAACCAGCAAATGAGGAGGTCGCGCCTGGTGAATAGCTGACCGCGGTGCCGTTGCCGGCGTCATAATCCTGTGTGCCGCCATACCAAGAGTTGTTTGTGGCGATTGTCATTTGACACCCGA is a genomic window containing:
- a CDS encoding ABC transporter permease: MNAVLKNVWLRNAVLVVIVAIAMAIVNGLAHGEFLTRQNIFTVLEQISYNCILGVGQTFVIITAGIDLSIGSLVAVSGVVMAQVANHVGFTGVGLVVVTLLAGLAVGALAGWVNALPVVKLNLPPFITTFAMLEVTLGLSYIFSGGQPVAVNNAIFSNIGTGAVFGLPVQVIWMVVVVAIASVLLMGTRFGRYVFAIGGNEEAARLAGVATGRVKTLVYVISGMCAAIVGFMYMARFSSGSPDTGTHDELLEAIAAVVVGGTSLMGGQGSILGTFFGALLIGLLYNVMNLTHVDSYLQKVVLGVVILLAVVLDELRKRYLARN